The Fulvia fulva chromosome 1, complete sequence region TAAAGAAGTACGCATCGTCCCCCAGGAGCGTTGATAAAGCTTCGAACGCTTCCTCGGCATCTCGCAGTAAGTCCAGAGTCGAGACGTCGGTATTACCAGCGCTCTTGACGAGCTCCATACTCGCTCCATGCCGGAGCTGGCGCGTGAGGGCCGTCTGGACGAGGCGGTGCGTTGAGCAGGGTCCTACGTAGAGGTGGTGGACGAGGGGCGCGTTTCGGGGGTCGAGGTAGAGTTGGTAGAGCTAGAGTTCCCTGGATCAGAAGTGGCCGTGTGTCGTTTCGTGGAGGTTGTGCCTTACCCAAGCCTTCCTGACCCGATGATCCAGCAGCGAAGCGTACGCCTCATACCTCACATCCTCCGGCTCAGCAACAACACTGCGCACCTCTTTCTGCGAAGAGAGCCATTTCCTGAGCTTATTCCCAGGGATAGGATCCGTCGCGGGCGCAGCAGGCTGTAGGAAGGGGAGAATTCCAGTGGGACTAGCATGGTTACTAGAAACCGCCGTCTGGAAGGTCACGCCTGAGAAGCGGAGGTATGCCTAACATCATTCAATCCATCAGCCCTTTCCTTTCCTCCCACCATGTCCTGTCAACCCATCCCATCCCAACTAACTAACCTGCCACTTCAAGCACCCAGGATTAAAGCTCGGCCTCCCATCCCTCGCACCATCCTCCGTAGTGAAGACATGCAACACATTCTCGCCTCGACTCCTCGGCGCTCTCGCGGGGAGTTCGTTCGCTTCGTCCGTGACGAGTGGGAATTTGTCGAAGATGCGCTTCACGGACGGAGGAAGGCTCCATAGACTGCGCTTCGGCACGAGGGGGGAGTTTTCGGTCGTTGAGAGGGGAATTGGGGCGTTTTGGGGCTTCTTGTCATCGTTTGGCATTGTCCATTGCAGGTGTGGGGGAGGAAGTTGGTCGGGGAGGTGGTTTTAATGGATGGTATGACTTCCGCGGCTTCGGGTGAAACTCGGGGGGGGGGGGGAGAACGGGCATATGAAAGAGCAGTGAAGGGGGACGGGTCACTGACAATACTGGAGTAATGAGGCATCAACCATCGAGTGGTTGAAGCAAGCAGTCATACCATCATTCCTTTTCTATATACATCACAATCGCCCAGGTTCAGGATGCAAAGTCATGCCAATTTTCTTTCTCACTTCTCGCAGGTTGTCTCATCTCATCTCATGCTCTCGCTCGCCGTCTCGGTCGTCTCTATACAATGCAATGTCGCTGTCTCTATGCAATAGGATCGGCGCCTGTGGAAGGTGCCAGAGATCCCTCAATCTTCCTCTGTGATTGTGTGTAAGTCTTGATCACTCGAAACCGGTCTGGGCAGAAAGGGTGTGGTTGAACTCACCTTCGCCTCGGTCTTGTCATGCTCGGAGGGATTCTCCTTCTTCATGTCGGGTGTGTGCGGTGCATGGCCTTTGGTACGTCCGATAGACATGCCGACACGAACCTGCAAGAGGTAAGTCATCTTGGTCAATTTGTATAAGGCGGCTTTACTTACCAGTGTCTCCAAGGCGCCACTGCTGTTCGATACGAGGTCCTCGTCGAAGTTCATGACGCCTTCTCCGAACAGCAGTAAGAGTGTTGAGCCACCAAACTTGAAGTAGCCCAACTCTTCTGCACGCTTCACTTCTTCGCCCTTCTTACGAGTGATGACTGTTGAGCCGACCATCATGGCGCCCACACATATCACCATGACCCGGCCATGGCAGACAGAGTCAATGGGAACGACAACACGAATGTTCTCACCGTAAACGTCCAGGTGTGAACGGATGGCCATAGGATTGACCGTGTAGTACTCGCCATCGATCAATTTCGGCTCCAGCATGGTGCCGTCCACTGGTATGTGAAAACGGTGGTAGTCCTGAGGCGCCAGTCGAAAAATACCCAGGGCACCGTTCTTGTAGCGTTTCGCATCCTGTGGATATGCGTCACCTAGCAGCCGTTCGACACTGAATTCGCGACCTTTCACCCAGATCCGTTGCGCCTCGTCCAAGCGGTTGAAGACGACAGATCGACAATCTGCAGGACTCACAATCACGTGTGGGTCATTCGGAGCGGAGCAGGGTCTCGCATTTGGCTTCAATTCGCGGTAGAAGAACTCGTTGAAAGTCTTGAACTTGTCCGTAGGAAGCAGCACCTCGTTCATATCCAGTTGATGGAAGTTGATGAAGCCAGGAATCTGTGAAGCCGAAGCAGGATCGTCGAACTTGCGGCCTTGCTTGAAGGACATCGAACGGAGGAGCTTGCGGGCGCGCTTCTTCTCCATCTCTCTGCTCTTGAGGCCCTTGTACAGCAAGCGGATGCCCAGCCTCACGTAGACGCTCATGCGTTCTTCGTTGATTATACCGGTCAAGCGATCTTGCACGAGAATGTTCGCGCTATTCGCTCCCAGCTTGTAGCCACCATACGATACCTTGGTGATGACCTTGGAATACCACTTGCGCTGGGCTTGCGAGCTTGTCACAAACCCGGCCATGACGATGTTGTTGACTGATCGCCAGTCACTGCTCGCACATGTGGCGATGTGCGTGATGATGTCGGCATCCGTAGTTCGTCTGCCTTTCACCAGTCTCGGCTGGTGACAGATAGGGCACTCGTGGATTTCGACAACGTGCTCTTCACCGGACTCTATCTCATTCAGCTCCTGTTCAATGTCGCCATCAAGTCCTACCTCATCGCCAGTCAACAAGTCTCCCGACATGCCTTCCTCGCCGAGATCGCTGACTTCAAGTGTGGGAATAGACTGTGGGTTGAGGTTCGATGGAGTCTGTGATGCCTTCATGAAGGGTGTTGCGTTCTGACTCGAGTCCGGCGAGCTGTTCCCGATGTACCTGCCAAATACTGTTAGCGATTCTCCAACGTGGTGTTGTCATGCCTATCCAAGAGCCGCCAGCCACCGTATCGTCACGGAAAGGTGGTCCCTCGGTCATCCTGTACGACTTTGCTTCACATGCTTACCCAATATTGGCAGTGGATGTCGTGGGATCGCCACTAGCTGACGATGCCGAACCTCTGTGACTGTTGTGGTACTCCCCAGTCTTCAGCAACTGTTCTTCCAGACATATCACCGCTTGGTCCATAGTCAGAATGTCCTCGCCGTTGATGTCGCGGAAGCGTCTGAAGAAACCATCAATGGTCCTTTCGTGCAAAGTACTGCCCAGTGTGTCTAGCATTGTTGATAGCTCAATCTTGT contains the following coding sequences:
- a CDS encoding Metaxin-1, with product MPNDDKKPQNAPIPLSTTENSPLVPKRSLWSLPPSVKRIFDKFPLVTDEANELPARAPRSRGENVLHVFTTEDGARDGRPSFNPGCLKWQAYLRFSGVTFQTAVSSNHASPTGILPFLQPAAPATDPIPGNKLRKWLSSQKEVRSVVAEPEDVRYEAYASLLDHRVRKAWLYQLYLDPRNAPLVHHLYVGPCSTHRLVQTALTRQLRHGASMELVKSAGNTDVSTLDLLRDAEEAFEALSTLLGDDAYFFSSTEPTLFDASVFAYTCLILNEELGWRHNPLGERLGRYGNLVRHRGKILEGWF
- a CDS encoding Phosphatidylserine decarboxylase proenzyme 3 — encoded protein: MVRPHLPHHLSLKRVKSTGDYPTLGKSGPQTPPASTTRNQSPTRGAGFNMSSAQKSPGELRGDHKAMALSLTVRVLKGRNLAPKDRSGTSDPFLVLTLGDAKEATSVVSKTLNPQWNQTFEFPILSPDSALLEAVCWDKDRFKKDYMGEFDVVLEDVFANGSTNPEPKWYKLESRRSGRRKAKKDTNISGEVQLSFTLTDPINTAAPPAHIMQRFTGLLSEPGEDDEDDEDEILRRVGSNGLEDLDEEDDDEKDPSDETDDGTRTPTGTPDEKQKHRRRRKLKRLRRKTKLKAYELGSTSDVAGVLFLEINRVTDLPPEKNMTKTSFDMDPFVVTSLGRKTYRTRVVNHNLNPVYDEKLVFQVQKSETNYSLYFAVVDRDKFSGNDFVGTATLSLEKIAEHAPEADPETGLYRLPDADEHDGQPIKKKRFRNPLSRSSSQQSLGKMSKSNSATNLAKLSRSTSNNNLQTVQRPGLTTGLSDLSISDKSSRPAPTSQPSYASSNGHDEGNALDPADEAGLNAFELPLELKKKDRWQDKHNPVLYLRAKYLPYKALRQQFWRVLLRQYDADDSGKIDKIELSTMLDTLGSTLHERTIDGFFRRFRDINGEDILTMDQAVICLEEQLLKTGEYHNSHRGSASSASGDPTTSTANIGYIGNSSPDSSQNATPFMKASQTPSNLNPQSIPTLEVSDLGEEGMSGDLLTGDEVGLDGDIEQELNEIESGEEHVVEIHECPICHQPRLVKGRRTTDADIITHIATCASSDWRSVNNIVMAGFVTSSQAQRKWYSKVITKVSYGGYKLGANSANILVQDRLTGIINEERMSVYVRLGIRLLYKGLKSREMEKKRARKLLRSMSFKQGRKFDDPASASQIPGFINFHQLDMNEVLLPTDKFKTFNEFFYRELKPNARPCSAPNDPHVIVSPADCRSVVFNRLDEAQRIWVKGREFSVERLLGDAYPQDAKRYKNGALGIFRLAPQDYHRFHIPVDGTMLEPKLIDGEYYTVNPMAIRSHLDVYGENIRVVVPIDSVCHGRVMVICVGAMMVGSTVITRKKGEEVKRAEELGYFKFGGSTLLLLFGEGVMNFDEDLVSNSSGALETLVRVGMSIGRTKGHAPHTPDMKKENPSEHDKTEAKVSSTTPFLPRPVSSDQDLHTITEED